In one Corynebacterium bovis DSM 20582 = CIP 54.80 genomic region, the following are encoded:
- the betA gene encoding choline dehydrogenase has product MNLKKILPTTTRRTPDTTGEKRDVVIVGGGSAGSVLANRLSADGDTDVLVLEAGRPDSLWDLFIHMPAAFSFPIGNKHYDWAYESDPEPEMNGRRVYHARGKVLGGSSSINGMIFQRGNPMDYEKWGALPGMSTWDYAHCLPYFNRMETCLGADADDPRRGHDGPLYLSRGPATSPLFQAFFRSVKEAGYELTNDVNGYRQEGFAPFDRNIRKGKRWSAARAYLHPVMDRDNLEVRTRAFTTRVLFDGTRATGVEYEWKGGTHTVHADRVILCGGAFNTPQLLQLSGVGDRELLESNGIDVVRHLPGVGENLQDHLEVYVQYNCTQPVSMQPALKFWKRPFLGLQWLLFKKGPVASSHFEAGGFARSNENEDYPNLMFHFLPMAIRYDGTQPEGDHGFQFHVGPMYSDARGHVRITSRDPHAKPSILFNYLTTEQDRREWVEAIKVSRRLLDTDAMKEYTDGEISPGPSVQTDEEILEWVRNDGETALHPSCTCRMGAADDEMAVVDPETMQVHGTEGLYVVDASAMPNVTNGNIYAPVIMLAEKAADLISGRTPLPPLNIPFYRAKADMPLYAEGESPRDHRHAIPGAV; this is encoded by the coding sequence ATCAACCTGAAGAAGATCCTCCCCACGACGACACGCAGGACCCCGGACACCACCGGTGAGAAGAGGGACGTCGTCATCGTCGGTGGAGGCTCCGCCGGGTCCGTCCTCGCGAACCGTCTCAGCGCGGACGGGGACACCGACGTCCTCGTCCTCGAGGCCGGCCGCCCGGACTCCCTGTGGGACCTGTTCATCCACATGCCCGCCGCCTTCTCCTTCCCGATCGGCAACAAGCACTACGACTGGGCCTACGAGTCCGACCCCGAGCCGGAGATGAACGGCCGCCGCGTCTACCACGCCCGCGGCAAGGTCCTCGGCGGGTCGAGCTCCATCAACGGCATGATCTTCCAGCGCGGCAACCCCATGGACTACGAGAAGTGGGGCGCGCTGCCGGGCATGTCCACGTGGGACTACGCCCACTGCCTGCCCTACTTCAACCGCATGGAGACCTGCCTCGGCGCCGACGCCGACGACCCCCGCCGCGGCCACGACGGCCCGCTGTACCTGTCCCGGGGCCCGGCGACGTCCCCGCTGTTCCAGGCGTTCTTCCGTTCGGTGAAGGAGGCCGGCTACGAGCTGACCAACGACGTCAACGGCTACCGGCAGGAGGGCTTCGCGCCCTTCGACCGCAACATCCGCAAGGGCAAGCGCTGGTCGGCGGCCCGCGCGTACCTCCACCCCGTCATGGACCGGGACAACCTCGAGGTCCGCACCCGCGCCTTCACGACGCGGGTCCTCTTCGACGGCACCCGGGCCACCGGCGTCGAGTACGAGTGGAAGGGCGGCACGCACACCGTCCACGCCGACCGCGTCATCCTCTGCGGCGGGGCGTTCAACACCCCGCAGCTGCTCCAGCTCTCCGGTGTCGGTGACCGGGAGCTGCTGGAGAGCAACGGGATCGACGTCGTCCGCCACCTCCCCGGGGTCGGCGAGAACCTCCAGGACCACCTCGAGGTCTACGTCCAGTACAACTGCACGCAGCCGGTGTCCATGCAGCCGGCGCTGAAGTTCTGGAAGCGCCCGTTCCTCGGCCTGCAGTGGCTGCTGTTCAAGAAGGGCCCGGTGGCCTCCAGCCACTTCGAGGCCGGCGGGTTCGCCCGGTCGAACGAGAACGAGGACTACCCGAACCTCATGTTCCACTTCCTCCCGATGGCGATCCGGTACGACGGCACCCAGCCGGAGGGCGACCACGGCTTCCAGTTCCACGTCGGCCCGATGTACTCCGACGCCCGCGGGCACGTGCGGATCACCAGCAGGGATCCGCACGCCAAGCCGTCGATCCTCTTCAACTACCTCACGACCGAGCAGGACCGGCGGGAGTGGGTCGAGGCGATCAAGGTGTCCCGGCGGCTCCTCGACACCGACGCGATGAAGGAGTACACGGACGGCGAGATCTCCCCCGGCCCGTCGGTGCAGACGGACGAGGAGATCCTCGAGTGGGTCCGCAACGACGGCGAGACCGCCCTCCACCCGTCGTGCACGTGCCGGATGGGGGCGGCCGACGACGAGATGGCGGTCGTCGACCCCGAGACGATGCAGGTCCACGGCACCGAGGGGCTGTACGTGGTCGACGCGTCGGCGATGCCGAACGTGACCAACGGCAACATCTACGCCCCGGTCATCATGCTCGCGGAGAAGGCGGCGGACCTCATCAGCGGCCGCACCCCGCTGCCGCCGCTGAACATCCCCTTCTACCGGGCGAAGGCGGACATGCCGCTCTACGCCGAGGGCGAGTCGCCGCGCGACCACCGGCACGCGATCCCGGGCGCGGTCTGA